AGCGTGGCCATTATTTTATTTTATTAACTAATCAATTATTGTCTTAGCCACTCGATTCAGCTCTTCTAAGTTTGCGAATCTAACTACTATTTTACCGCCGCCAGTAGAAGCCTGGATGAGAACCGGCACGCCCAAGGTACGACCAAGATTTTTTTCTAACTCTCCGAATTTGTTCTCTTGCTTGACTCCGGGCTTAGATCTGGCTTTTTCTACCGAAGCAATGCCCTCCACATCTTTCGACGATAGTCCCCCTCCAAGTATCTGATTAAATATGTCGCGCTGCTTTGATTCGTCATTAAAAGCAAGCAATGCTCTGGCGTGGGCTCTAGATATTTTCTCAGCGCGCAGAGCTTCTTTCATATCCTGCGGCAAGCCTAATAATCTAACAGCATTGGCCACCACCTCGCGAGACTTAGAAACTTTTTCGGCAATCTCGTTTTGAGTCAAGCCAAATTCTTTTTGAAATCGGCTATAGGCTTCGGCTTCTTCTATCGGATTAAGATCCTTCCTTTGGACATTTTCTATCATAGCAACTTCTAGTCTTGTTCTGTCTTCATCAAAATCGTCCCTGATTATAACTGGAACGTGAGGCAATCCAGCCTCTCTGGCCGCTCTCAATCTTCTCTCCCCAGCAACAAGATTATAAGAGACCCCAATCCCTCTAGCATTTTCCTCTTCAACTTTCGTAACTAGCAACGGCTGTAATATGCCATACCTGCGAATAGACTTAGCTAATTCTTTTATGCCATCGGCATCAAAATCTCGTCTTGGTTGGTCAGGATTTGCCCTGACCTTATTTATTTCAACATAAAAGACATTCTCCTTTTGTAGCTGAGGTCTTACATCCGTTGAAGCCGGAATCAATGATCCCAATCCCTTGCCTAATCCGAAAAGTTTTTTCATTTAATTAGAATATTTTATTACCTCATCAGCCAATTGCTTGTAGGCCCTGGCCGCTTTTGAATTTGGGTCGAACTGCAATATTGTTTTGCCAAAACTTGGCGCCTCAGCTAAAGAGATGGTCCTAGGTATAATTGCATCAAAAACTCTACCTGGAAAATTTTTAAAAACTTCGTTTACCACCTGACGCGCTAATTGATTCCTCTTATCATACATTGTAAGGGCTACCCCCAATACTTGCAAATCTGGATTAAGGCCAGCTCGAACTAAATCAATCGTTTTTAATAGCTGGCTAAGTCCCTCTAGGGCATAATACTCACACTGCACCGGTATGATAACTCGTTCAGCGGCTACAAGACCATTTATGGTTAGCAATCCGAGAGACGGAGGGCAATCAATCAATATATAATCATAATTAGTTCTCACCGAATTTAAGGCCTTCTTCAGTCTACTCTCCCGCTCCTCCATAGATACCAACTCGACAGTTGCGCCGGCTAGACTCTGAGCAGACGGGAGGACATCGAACCCAAACATAGATGTTCTCTTTATGATGGTCTCCGGATTATGATCGACAACTAGGGCATGGTAGAGGTTAGGATGGCTGTCAGCGACATGTACTCCCAGCCCCACGGTCGCATTAGCCTGAGAATCTAAGTCGACAAGTAGCACATACTTGCCCTGAGCGGCAAGATATGCGGCGAGATTAACAGAGGTAGTAGTCTTACCCACGCCACCTTTCTGATTACAGATTGCTATTACTCTTGCCATTGATCTAATAATATCATCTCGCCTCTTTTTTGCAATTGGCATTAAGGTTGAAAAAAATAGCAAAAATGATAAGATTTGATCTATTGTAGATGGCTTGATAATTAGGTTTCGAATTTACCCGAGTAGGTCTAAACGAACAAGCGTTTAGACGGGAAATAAAAGTTTCCCAGGGCCGACACTCGGTAACAGTTTTTTGATCGAGGCCCTACCGAGCATATTTGCCCGAGTGGCGGAATTGGCATACGCGCACGACTCAAAATCGTGTTTCCTTACGGAATTGTGGGTTCAACTCCCACCTCGGGCACTGAACGAAGTGAAGCGACAGAGAGCAAGTCAAATGTTTGATTTGCGAGTGGGCAGTTAAAAGCCGGAGCTTGTCGCCAAAGGCGACGCGAGGCGGGGTCGCGACTTTTGCGAAGCAAAAAGTTGTGACCAACTCCCACCTCGGGCACATTTTCAAATTAGGACGACCTTAACGGTCGTTTTAATTTACAATCACATTGCGTTTTAATCTTTATTATCCTAAAATCCCTACAGTCTACCCGGGAGGAGATCCATGAGAAGTCCTAGCAAAATGATCCTTCACAACGTGGCGATAGACATCGCAGTGTTGCGACAATTTCTGATAAAATCTCATTATTTCATGAGTTATGATCCCGTCAAAGAGACTGTAAAGTTGTCAGTAAATGATGGCGGCGGAGGCGAAAGCATACTCGAGATACGAGATGCATCGTGGGAGGCCGCACAACGGTTAGCCGAACTACTTGACTTAAAACCGACCGACGATATGCCAAATCCGACGTCTTGGTCTCGATATATCCCAACGCTCAAGATATGCCACGACGGTAGCCCTTTAGCCGATATGATCGAGCAAAAACTTTATAGATCCAAAATCCCTTTCAAGGTCGTTAGAAATTGCCCCGAATTCGAGTTTAGATCAGATGCTAGATATACAATGTCATCATACGACCGGAAAGGCCTAGAGAAGGAGGCTCTCAGACAAATCGAAGAAATCGAGAGGGATTACAAAGAGATCCTCAGCACCAAGCCCTAAGCCGGGGCTTTTTAATTGCGATTAAACATGCTCAGGCAAGCATGGCCTTATTTATTCAACATTACGACATTTTCCAATAATGCCGCGATCATTACTGACCCTACACCACCAGGCACAGGAGTTATTAGCCCAGCTTTAGCCGCAACATCGGCATCAACGTCGCCCGCAGTCTTACCGTTAACCAGACCATATCCAAAATCAATTACCACCGCACCAGACTTAACCATATCCGACTTAATCAAACCCGGCTTCCCTACTCCGGCTATGATTATATCAGCTCCTATCGATATGGTTCCAGGTTCTTTTGTAAATTCATCTATCTCGAAGACCTCTGCCCCATTTGCCTTGAACCACGTAGAAGCCGGCTCACCGACTAGATTACCCATGCCAAAAATAGCCACCTTCTTAGAGTTGGGGGCAATGTTGAATTCTTCTAATATGGCTTTCGCAGCGGCCACTGTAGGCGGTAAAATTTTAGACTTATTCTGCCTGAATAATTCCTTGGCTTGAGTCGACAGAACGTCAACGTCCTTCTCTACGGCTACGGTATCTAACGCCTTCTGGCTCAAAAGTTGACTGGGCAATGGTAACTCGACGAATATACCGCCCACAGAACTGTCATTATTTAATATAATGATCTCTTTCTCTAGATCTTCCTGGCTTGCATCTGCTGGAAGCAACATCGATTTGAAACCAATACCTACGCTTTCGGCGGCCTTTCGTTTTAATTCAACGAACTTTCTCAATCTCTCGTCGTCACCCACAAGGACCGAGGCCAAACTTAAGCTTCGGCTTTCAGCCTCAGCTCTGACTTTCTCCAATATCCTATCGGCAATAAATCTACAATTAATTATCATATTCTCGGCTTGGGAGTGTGGAGATATTGTTTTCTCGAGTACGGGTTGTATTTTCCTTCTGGAAAATCACCCTCTCGCTCGGCGCCGTCGCGCCTGCGCGGGCCTCTCGAAAATAACATCTTCACACTCTATATCTCCAATATCTTCATCAGCTGTTCTGGCTTAGATGGTCCAACTCTGAGTATTTTCGGTTTATTCGAAGTAAAATCGACGACGACGGAAGGGTCGGATTTAGGTAATGTCCCAACGTCCAGAACTAAATCTGGCTTATATTTTCTGCCTTCGAACGTCGAGATAATCTCATCAATATTGTTAGTAGGTTCCTGACCCGAGATATTAGCCGAAGATGACGTCAGCGGATATCCGAACTTGGCCAATATTTTATCGACTAAGGGATGATCAGCAATCCTTATGCCCACCGTTTTCCCGCCAGCAGTAATCTTATTTGGAATTATGTCTCTCTTCTCAAGTACGGCGGTCACCTTGCCCGGCCATATCTTTTCGAGAGTTTTTTCCCAGTTATTTACGTAGGCCATCTCCTTAACCCATTTAATATTTCTAGCCAGTATCGGTATCGGCTTAGACGAATCTCTGCCCTTGATATCGAAAATCTTCTCTACAGCCACGAGGTTTAACGCATTGGCACCGATACCATAAAGAGTGTCGGTCGGATATATTATTACGCCGCCCTTCTTCAAAACTTCCACAGCAAAAGCGATCTCTTCCGAGTAGCCCTTATTTAAATCTATGCGAAGTATTTCCATCTGCTTAGGTTATAATTTATTAAAGATAAAGGCAACAAAAAACAGCCCCGTGGCTGTCGTCTGAGATTTTTTGTTTATGCCGCGACTGCCTCTTGAACATCTTCCGTTTTTTGAGGTCCGGCTTCTACGATTTTCTCGACAATCGCCGGAGCTTGCTTAGCCTTAGCGGCTTCTGCCTTTTTTGTCTTAACAGAAATCTTCACTCTCCAGCTTTGCACTTTTGGAGCATCCCAAATCTTGTAGTTAACCATCAGATTATTCAAAGTAGGCGAAACTTGAGCTCCCTTACTGATCCACGCCATGATCTTTTCCTTCTTGACGGTCAATTTCTTCTGGTGAGGATCGTAAGAACCTAAAAGTTCAAGAGCTTCACCTTTTGGCTTTTTAGTATGCTCGGTCACAACTACTCTAAAGTAGGCCTGACCCTTCTTCCCGACTCGTTGTAATCTAATTATAAGCATGGCTTAGATTCTACCAGATAAAATAAAATCAGGCAAGTACCCGACGGAGTCATTACAATATTCAAATTACCTCAATAAAACGAAGAGGCCCGCACATCTCTGTGCGGGCCAAATGAGCAACTGACCAAAGAACCGATCTGGCAACTGTCAGACCTAGTCGACTCTTGATAATACCCGGCAGCCAGCATTCCACCAAGGCGGACCCGCAGCCAAACCGGCACCGACTTGCCAGCTCTCATCAGAAGAATTCCAACAAACATCCACGGCCCAGACGTTGCTGTCAAGGCCAACCACGTAGAAGATGTTGGCGAAGCCGTTAGTGCAGAGAACGCCGTTCTCGCCGTTGGGCTGACTATTCATCAGTGCCCAGACGTGAGCGAGGTTCACGATCTCTCGCTTCTTTCCAAGCTCGGTTCGGATGGAGGCATCAACAGATGCCTTGATCAGGGTATCGACGGCCAGTGTAGCAGCCTGGACACCTTCCTCGATCTTGCCGAGGAGGACACGCTTGAAGTTGTCGCCGACGAAGCCGATTTTCACTGTGGCCGACTTCGAGGTGTCGACCCTGAAGTGGTCCGCGACCACGAAATGCGGGACGGCGGGCAGGGTCACGGTGGTGATGCGGCGCAGAAGCAAGTTGGCCTTCTTCAGCCAAAGCTTGAACTCCTCGAATCGCGCTGGACCATTCTCGCCAGACAGCTGATCCATCAGTTCTCCAAGCGGTCCCCTCAACGCAGAGACATCGATAGCCATACAACCTCCTTGGGTTGCGCTAGCGGACCATCGGGACGACAGTCATAGCTACCAGATACCGACAAACATCAGAAGCTAATAGCTATGACTGTCTCGCAAGTAATAAATTTAAAGTACTTTTATTATCCTTTAATTATACCACAGATTCGTCTAAATCGCAATAGCAAAAATGGCCTAGGCAAGCCATTTTATTCAAGCAAGCGACGTCTTAATCACTTCAGAGGAAATTGCGATTCTTCCATAATTAAGCGAAGCCTCTCCCATATTCGGTACTCCGCAGGCAAATGAGTCTTTGAAGAGTAAGCCTCATTATATACAAAAACAACAGGTCAAGCGCCGAGCGAAGCAAGGAGGCAAGCGCGGGTTACCTGTTGTTTTTGTTGTATATATAATGAGGCTTACTCAAGAAGATGAATGCAGACGAGGACTGGGACCGAATATGGGAGAGGTGGAGCGCCTACCACCCTTTCTTCTTAAGGGCATCCTCGGCGGCTTTTTGCTGGGCTTCCTGTTTAGATGGACCCTCGCCTTGACCAGTCATCTCTTTGCCCAGGAATACCCCAACTTTGAAACTACGAGCGTGATCTGGGCCCCACTCCTCTATAACTTCATACGTTGGAGTTACGCTCATTTTCTCCTGAGCCTTCTCTTGGAATAGGCTTTTAGCATCGCGATACAACTCGTTTTCGATAATATGAGACAGCTCCTTTATCACAAACTTATGTATAAAAGCACTTGCCGCGGCATAGCCACGATCCAGATATATGGCACCAATAAGGGCCTCCATGGCATTGGCTAATATGTATTGCCTAGCCCGACCAGTATCTTTGGCCTCACCACGAGATAGCAGCATAAACGCATTTAGATCGAATTCCAATGCAATCTTGGAAAGCATATTCGCATTCACAAGAGAAGCTCTCCAATTAGTCATCTCCCCCTCTGGATTGGGATAGGTATTGTATAAATACTCAGTTATCACCAACTCCAAGACTGCGTCACCCAAAAATTCCAGACGTTCATTGTGGTCTAGGCGCCATTTAGGATTTTCGTTTATATATGATCGATGAGTAAGGGCCTGCAGTAGCAAGTCCTTATCTTCAAACTCTCCGCCAATATTTTTCTCTAGCACAGAAACGTCTACGTCCGACATCTTTAAAAAATAACCATGAGTTATGAACTACGAAATATTTTTTCATAATCCCTAATCCATGGTTAGTGCAAATATCTATAAAATTCTACTGTTCTAGCTCTGCCTCACTTACCTCCTCCGTTGAAATCGCCTCTACGGCTTTAGCGTTATCATCGGTAACTTCATCTTCCTTCTTGTCCTTAGCTTTTGGAGCATCATCTTTCCCCGGTTCACCAATTTCCCTATATATTGTTCCCAGAACTCCGTTCACGAATTTACTGGAAGAATCGCCACCGAAAGATTTGGCCAACTCAATTGATTCGTTAATAGCTACCTTAGGTGGAACCTCGTCCCTATTACCAAAGAGAAGCTCATAAAGACCAAGCCTTAGGACATTTCTATCAATCGCAGCAATCTGAGCTAAGGGCCATTGAGGCGCTGCCTTTTCTATGATCTTATCAATCTCAGCCATATGTTCAACCACGCCATTAACAAGCTGATAGATGAAAGCTGGGTCCTCTAAACCAGAAGCAAATTCTTTTACATTTCTGTCGGTTACTTCTAGTAAATTACCCTCTTTTTGCCCCTTAAAATCCCACTCATAGAGCGACTGCATTGCCACCGATCTTGATAGGTGTCTTGAAGCCATTAATTAATGAGAATGTTTCTTCTCTTTCTTTTTTAGTTCTTTTGCAAGCACATTAACTACTTCCTTGCCCTTATAGAAACCGCAAAACTTACACACGGTGTGGGGCATAACAGACTTCTTGCAATGAGGACAAATTGTCATTTTTTTGACCTTAAGGGCCAGATGGCTCCTGCGCCTTTTCTGCTTACCCTTGGCCATGTGATGTCTAGGTAGTGCCATATTTTTGATGAATTAACAGAAGATACTTTAACATACAATTTAGATAAATGCAAAGCATCGGGCCGATACGTCGTTATCAACAGTTGTGGCAAAAATCTCGAGTGCTAGAATTAGTTAATAATTGGATTTGAAAAATATAAAACCAGAAAATAAAAACTGGGTGTTAATTTATGCGTCTAACCCACCTTCATCTACATTCACACTATTCTCTACTCGACGGGCTATCTCGTATTGATGAGATAGTTAATCGCGCGAAAGAGCTTAATATGCCGGCTATCGGCCTAACCGATCACGGCGTAATGTACGGCGCAATTGAGTTCTACAAAAAAGCCAAGAAAGCGGGAATTAAACCATTAATTGGATGTGAGATATACATAGCCGAGAATGGCATGCGCGACAAGAGAGCTGGTATAGATGATAAGCGCTATCACCTTCTCCTCATCGCCGAGAATAACGTCGGCTACAAGAATTTAATAAAAATTGTTAGCGCCGCCCATCTGGACGGTTTTTACTACAAACCTCGCGTAGATAAAGAGCTTCTAAGAAAATATTCTGAAGGTATAATCGCTTGTTCGGCCTGTCTGGCCGGAGAAGTTTCCCGCGCCATCATGGCTAAAAATTATGCCAAGGCGAAAGATATAGCCCTAGAATACCAGCAAATATTTGGAGTCAATAATTACTTTCTAGAGATCCAACAGCACCCCCACATTGAAGATCAAAATATCGTAACGCCTCAGATAATCAAGCTAGCCAAAGAGCTGAATATCCCCATGGTTGCGACCCAAGATAGCCACTATGCGAAATCCGACGATGCTCACGCTCACGATGTTTTATTAGCCGTACAAACTGGCAACAGCTTAGACGACAAGGACCGCATGACAATGAGAGATGACAATTTCTCGATTTTAAGCGTCGAAGAAATGTTTGAGAAGTTTAAGCCCCTCGGAGAAGATATAATTCTCGAAGCATTTGAGAATACGTGCAAAATAGCCGACAGATGTAACGTCGAGATATCGCTCGGCAAAACCCTACTCCCCAATTTCCCACTACCCGAAGGCTATGCCGATGACATGACCTTTTTGCGTAAACTAGCGGAAGAAGGACTAGAGAGGAGATTCGGCTCAGGAATAACTAAAGAAATACGCGAAAGATTTGAGTACGAGATGGGAGTTATTGCTCAAACAGGCTTTGCCTCATATTTTTTAATCGTTCAGGACTTTGTTAACTGGGCAAAATCTAATGGAATAGTAGTTGGCCCTGGCAGAGGCTCGGCGGCTGGTAGCTTGGTGGCCTACCTATTGAATATAACTAATATTGATCCCCTAAAGTACAATCTACTATTTGAAAGATTTTTGAATCCGGAGCGTATATCCATGCCGGATATCGACATGGATTTTGATGACGCTCGACGCGACGAAGTCTTGGCTTACGTAGGCCAAAAATACGGCAAAGACCATGTAGCCCAGATTATAACCTTTGGAACTATGGCTGCTCGAGGTAGCATCCGAGATGCCGGCAGAGCTCTCGGATTCTCTTATGATT
The window above is part of the Candidatus Yanofskybacteria bacterium genome. Proteins encoded here:
- the nusB gene encoding transcription antitermination factor NusB, which produces MASRHLSRSVAMQSLYEWDFKGQKEGNLLEVTDRNVKEFASGLEDPAFIYQLVNGVVEHMAEIDKIIEKAAPQWPLAQIAAIDRNVLRLGLYELLFGNRDEVPPKVAINESIELAKSFGGDSSSKFVNGVLGTIYREIGEPGKDDAPKAKDKKEDEVTDDNAKAVEAISTEEVSEAELEQ
- a CDS encoding bifunctional 5,10-methylene-tetrahydrofolate dehydrogenase/5,10-methylene-tetrahydrofolate cyclohydrolase (catalyzes the formation of 5,10-methenyltetrahydrofolate from 5,10-methylenetetrahydrofolate and subsequent formation of 10-formyltetrahydrofolate from 5,10-methenyltetrahydrofolate), which gives rise to MIINCRFIADRILEKVRAEAESRSLSLASVLVGDDERLRKFVELKRKAAESVGIGFKSMLLPADASQEDLEKEIIILNNDSSVGGIFVELPLPSQLLSQKALDTVAVEKDVDVLSTQAKELFRQNKSKILPPTVAAAKAILEEFNIAPNSKKVAIFGMGNLVGEPASTWFKANGAEVFEIDEFTKEPGTISIGADIIIAGVGKPGLIKSDMVKSGAVVIDFGYGLVNGKTAGDVDADVAAKAGLITPVPGGVGSVMIAALLENVVMLNK
- a CDS encoding 50S ribosomal protein L32 encodes the protein MALPRHHMAKGKQKRRRSHLALKVKKMTICPHCKKSVMPHTVCKFCGFYKGKEVVNVLAKELKKKEKKHSH
- the rnc gene encoding ribonuclease III; the encoded protein is MSDVDVSVLEKNIGGEFEDKDLLLQALTHRSYINENPKWRLDHNERLEFLGDAVLELVITEYLYNTYPNPEGEMTNWRASLVNANMLSKIALEFDLNAFMLLSRGEAKDTGRARQYILANAMEALIGAIYLDRGYAAASAFIHKFVIKELSHIIENELYRDAKSLFQEKAQEKMSVTPTYEVIEEWGPDHARSFKVGVFLGKEMTGQGEGPSKQEAQQKAAEDALKKKGW
- a CDS encoding chromosome partitioning protein ParB, yielding MKKLFGLGKGLGSLIPASTDVRPQLQKENVFYVEINKVRANPDQPRRDFDADGIKELAKSIRRYGILQPLLVTKVEEENARGIGVSYNLVAGERRLRAAREAGLPHVPVIIRDDFDEDRTRLEVAMIENVQRKDLNPIEEAEAYSRFQKEFGLTQNEIAEKVSKSREVVANAVRLLGLPQDMKEALRAEKISRAHARALLAFNDESKQRDIFNQILGGGLSSKDVEGIASVEKARSKPGVKQENKFGELEKNLGRTLGVPVLIQASTGGGKIVVRFANLEELNRVAKTIID
- a CDS encoding threonylcarbamoyl-AMP synthase, which encodes MEILRIDLNKGYSEEIAFAVEVLKKGGVIIYPTDTLYGIGANALNLVAVEKIFDIKGRDSSKPIPILARNIKWVKEMAYVNNWEKTLEKIWPGKVTAVLEKRDIIPNKITAGGKTVGIRIADHPLVDKILAKFGYPLTSSSANISGQEPTNNIDEIISTFEGRKYKPDLVLDVGTLPKSDPSVVVDFTSNKPKILRVGPSKPEQLMKILEI
- the rpsP gene encoding 30S ribosomal protein S16, yielding MLIIRLQRVGKKGQAYFRVVVTEHTKKPKGEALELLGSYDPHQKKLTVKKEKIMAWISKGAQVSPTLNNLMVNYKIWDAPKVQSWRVKISVKTKKAEAAKAKQAPAIVEKIVEAGPQKTEDVQEAVAA